The Fulvia fulva chromosome 1, complete sequence region AAGATCGTTAGCCTCTATAATAAAAAAGTCCTTAGGAAGCTATCCCTACCCTAGCTAAACCCGCTAAGGTCCCGTAGGATATACCGGTTAGAGAGATTAAAATATTTAGCTCGACGCTCTATCCCTAGGCCGACAAAAAAGAGTTAGCCCTACCTTAGAGAATATTACTTAGATCAAGCGTAGCGGACTAAGTTATAGCCGAACCTAAAGCGGCTAATAGCCTTttagatatagatataccGGACTTAGTAGACCCGGAGGTTAGATAAGCTAACCTATCGTAGTAGCTACTTTAAGAAGCCGAGGTAGTAGCTAAGACCGCTCGCCTAAAGGGACTAAGGTAGCGGATAATAAAGAAGAAACTATAGGAGTAAGCCTAGTTACCGAAGCGGCGCTAAGGGAGTTAGGTCGTAAGAATTATTAATTAGGGTTATTAGTCTATAGTACTTTTAGGTTAGGCTACTCGGCTACCTATCGCTCGTATAAAATAAGAACGTAGTACTAAATTATAAAGTAGCCTCGGGCTTATTATTATCTAGGCTCTTAGAGCCTTACTTCTAACCTAGGAACTAGGGAttactaggtactacctcTAGATCCTCTCTATTATTATCCTCTATTATTGGTATAGGCGAACGAGCTAAGGAGCTAGGTAGAACTATAGCCCCTCTTAGCCTCTTAGTAATCGAGCCGAATCGTAAAGTACGTCTAGTCGCGATTAAAAGCGATAGGCTACCTTAGAATACCGCCCTTAGGGACCTCTTCGAAGACGTTAAAGTCGGAGTCTAACGCGGCTACTAGCTTCAGAACGCCGCTAAACTAGAAGCGGCTATAGTACGAAGGGAGTATATAAATTATCTTAAAGAATCTAGATCCTCCGTCGATCCTTAGATACTAGCGCGAGATACGGGCTAACTATAGCGCGATCTAATTGTCTAGCTTAATAACGTCGCGAGAGAACTAGACTTTGAACTAGAAGGTGTAGAGCCGAGTCTACTAACCGGCTAACTATCCCGTAGGTATATCCGGAAGGCGCGTCTTAGTATAAACGGGGAGCCGCGGGAAGTTATTAGATATAGCCGAAGTATAGGTAACGGTAAGGgcgtctatctaagctattaACTCCTCGCCCTAAGGAGAGTACGGGAcaggagctatagtaagctATAAGGAAGAAAGGAGTCTAAAACACGTTAGTATTACTACGTTAACGCCGATACCGCGGCGCGGCTTATATACCTTAATCTAATTAAGAATAAGTTAGCTAAGGCTAAAGAAGGTTAAGGAAGAAGCTACCGAAGGGTAAAGAGGTTATTAAAGACTTAGTAAGCTTAAAGATTAATATTTATAGTTAGATTAATTTAGAATAAGAGCGTGCTTTTATACTTACGTTCTATATAagctacctaatactacgagcttctaacgATACGGGAAGGCGCGAATACGGGTAAGAAGCTCGCGGTGAGGTCATCTAACGGGGTTAGTAAGCTCGTAGTGAGCTTAGGCAGTAGAGTTAAGCCGCGTAAGGCAGTTGTATATACGGAGtaaagtaagctaaagggtCGTAGGCTAGGAAGCTACGACGAAGGAAGCTAAAGCTTTAGGATCTCTTTTGTTATCGATTTAAGTATATAGGCGATCAGGCTAGCCGCCTCAGGCTGACACAGGTGTATTAGGGTCTAGTAGGGGAGGATGTGACGTTCTTATCCGAACACACCGCCGGCTTGGCGCTCAGCTTTGTATTTAGAGTTTTCTTAGGTAGCTTTTCTATATCTTAGATTCACACTCGCCATGGTTCTTACATGGCACAATTTCGTCGCTGTACTCTATTATATGTTCTTTGATGATGATTTCCCTTGAGTATCCGTCTCGCCCGCGCCCGCTTCCGCGACGGTACAAGGTTTCAATCTAGCGCAGTTGCCTAGGCGCGAAGGAAGGCCATGCAGCATACTCGGCTCGATCTTAGCAGATCCCACTAGCACGGGTCACTCTGTGCTGTAAGACGAGAAAGCCAGTTTCTGAGTCGTCGTCCTCGCGAGCGAAGTTATCGTTCTCCTCATCTATCCAATGTGTTTGCGGTAGGTCCGCATCTGCCATGTAGGCGTCCCGGGTATCTTTGCCTGGCGAACAGTGCCTGCAAAAGCACCTTGTGGCAGGAGGCGCAAGCACACTGCCGTTCGTACGTGGGATGACATTGAGCCAGGTATTTTCGGCGAACATGGTATCAATCCACGGGTGATGGACCGTTCCAACGACTTCCGCATCGGCACCGGGAGTGCCTAACAGCGGAAACCAGACTGATCAACAAACAAACGAGTCAAAAATGAGGTGAATGACTTGATTGTTTGTACCCTGCTAGCTCGTGACTTGCCTTGCAAGTGAATACACAGCATCTGACTTGCCTTGGTTGCTCAACTTGTGACGTGCCAAGACCTATATCGTCGTCGTTACTAGTGTTGCTGTCGGAGGTGTTGTTGCCGGAGTTCTCACCCTATTGAACAGCTCTTTCTCAATCGTTATCACCCCTTGCTTGCACCAGCTTTTCAAGGTCATTGGGTTGTTGATAGTGCTTGCTACTATGTGCCTTCGCTTCGGTATAAGAATATTACCTACTTAACTAAACTGTCGCTCCGGCTTATTACTTATTATAGGGCAGTAGGAGATATCGATCGCTATTCGTACTAGATTAGGCCATTGCGGTAGCTTATCAACCTAATACTTGATAGGTGAATTAGTAATAGCAAGCTTAGCTTTAGGGTACCGCGGTAGGCGTATATACTACTCTATCTTATCGAGGCCTCGTTAAGCGTAATCTTCGTCGCTCTCGTAATCTTCGACGAAGCCCTTATCGACGGCAAGGTATAAGGACTATTACGGCTACTTCTTCTTAATTGTGACTAGCTTATAGGTTAGCTAGAGCTTTGTTACCTCTTTCTTACGGCCTATAATCTACGTATTAGTAGGACGGAAGCGGCTATCGCTTTTGTTATACTTAAGCTAACGCTACTTTATTCTTAGGTATAATAcgactactactacgtaTATAGGTATGTCGTCTAATTGTATAAAGTATTCACTTATCTTCTACTAAGTAAGGTTAATTACTATAGAGAAGTAACCCTCTACGGTTAAGGGTAGTTAGAGCTCCTTAACCGATACTCGTTTAAGTATTATATTAGTCGTTATTTAAGACCGCGGTAGTATACGCCGTAGTAGCTAAAGTAGATACCTCTCTCGCTACTCTTCGAAGTATTATATTACGCGAGCGAaagtaggtagtacctactAGATTATACCGAAGTTACCGCCGGTATTACCTTATAGAGTTATCGTTACGTCCTTTAACGGCCGAAGGATCTTAATATATCGCTTAATAATAGTCTAATCGTTAGCGGTAAGGGTATCGCGTACGATCGAAGGAGGTTTACGACTAGGCTCTATACCGCGCTCTATATAGCGGCCTAGGTagttatactagctatcgacTTCTCGGCGTATAAACTCGTCGATAGCTAGTATTAGGTACGCGGCTCTCTCGGTACTATCGACATAGCTATTCTAGCGTATCTCTATAGCGTAGATAATACCGTATATATCTTAAGCGCTATCCGGCTTCGTTAGAGTAATAAGGTCAAGTTATAGTTAATCTAATAGCTATAGGCGCTAAGATAACGAGTTAATAAAATATAGTACGTAGTAAAGCTTACCGATAGGCCCTCGCTTTcgctatagtagtagatTGGCCTCTTTAACCGATTTAATAGCGATAAGCTCGTCTTCGAAGCCCTACGTAATATCGCCTACgtacttaccgaagagcgTAGCTTATATAGTAAGGTTGAAGGTATAACTAGTATAGCGAAGCTAGTACTACTTCTTATCGAGTCTATACTCGGTAGATATAAAGCCTATTACCTTCGAGTTATTACTAGCGTTATTAGTAATAAAGTAACCGATCTTATACTCTACGCCGTAGTAGATAAGCGTATTACTAATAGTCTCGAAGATGTTATATCTAGAATAACGACCTCGCTATCGTAGTAATACGAGTAGTATCTCCGTAGCTTTACCGTCCTTTTTAATAAAGTAAGTAACGAGCCTAAGTAGTACGAGCTTATTCTTCGAAGTCTATAAGTCGAAGCTATAGCTAATCTTACTTAATAATAAGGCCAATTCTCCCgtaatatagcctagtaTCTTATCGTAGATTCTATTAATTATTAAGCTAGTAGTGACTTCATACGGTatataggacttatagcGTCCTTAAAGGTAGACAAGTAGTCGTCTaaagcgtactgtctagacCTTACGATAGGGGATATTATCTTTAATAATCTAGCTATAAAGTAGTACGAGAAACTCGTCCTTATCGAATTCGATAGTACGCTCGTTATTAATCTActacctactataatatTGATCTAAGCCCTTCCTCTTCTTCTCTTTTAGTTAAATAATACTGTTACTATCGATATAGTACTTCGTCTTTATATAGTTCGAAGCACTAGTCGTAGAGACGTTAGTCTTATAGATGCCCTTCTCTTTTCTACTAgcgctatagtatagcttatagagctagtattcgAGCCTATCTTTGTCCTTAATAGGCTAGCCGTAGTTCTAAATAAATAATAAGTAGTTACGGTCTTATAAGGTACGGTAATAGGCCTTTAGTCGCGTCTAATCTAGCTAGTTAAGCAAGTCGTACTTTCTCTTCCCTAGTACCTTAGATATGTCGGCTTTGTTACTTACGGCGTCTATCTCGATAGTCGGCGCGAACAGATCTTTAGTATCTAGTACGGTTAAAAGTATACTACTAGTTTTAACTTGCTACGAGTCTATGTTATAGTATAGTGAGGTCGTGAAGTTGATGCTTAGAGGTTGAGATAGACGCGTCGGAATTGAGAAGTCGGGAAAACTGAAGCGGGAAAGCACGTGACTGTCGGTACGTGATCCGATTAGCTTAGAGATAGGTCCGCACTTCCTAGAATTCTACCTTCTTAGATCGACATGACCTTGAATATCATTAACAACACCTTGTAAAACGACACAGATATGCTCACAAGGCTTGCAAACGAAGGAGAAAACACCGCTTGATCGTTTGAAAATACTGACTAAGCTATAGGCTTCCAACTTGCTTGCTTGTGACAAGGCTTGATTGCAAACCTTGGAGAATGACTTGCTTGTTGATCAGACTGGCGGAAACGAGCCATCCACGCGGTATGCATTGATCACCCACCAAGATGGCATCTGCGTTACCATGATCACTTCCTCGCCGTATCCATTCCAGGCAAAGTAGAGCTTCCCATCGAACAGCCACTTCTCAGGGGCGCAGCCCATCTCAGGGAAGATCTGATCGCTGAAGTACCCTTCCCTGCCGCGGCCGCGCAGTGCAAATGAGACGGAATGGGCGACTTCGTGGATGAGAGTACATGCCATAATGAGCCAATGTCTTTGGCAATGTGCCTTTGAAGAGAGAATCTTCTTGTCCTTAAGCGCCCCGAGCTTTTGTATCGACAACTCGATAGTGCTTTGGTGAAACGGACCCCAAATGCACGAAGAATGGGATCTCTTGCAGGGGACGGTCCATGCAGCATCGACCCCCGAGTTCCCTGCCAATATCTTCAAATCGAAGTCGTATAGCTAATGACATCTCCTCGAGCAATCTCAAGACCTTCGCCTTCTCCACAGGCGGTAGAGGCGCAGTCGTATCATGGATGGGGTGGAACTGAACACGCTGTACTCCATGCTTGCCCAGGACGGGAATATACCGCCCAAACCAAAAGGCATGCCAAAAGTGAGAAGCGCCATCGCAAGTAAGAAGATGTGATACGAGTACAAGTGCTGGCCCGATGCGGAGGTAGTCGATGTCTTCTATGTCCCATCTATCACGGCGGAAGATAGGATGAATGATCCTGCTGTCACATTCTTCTATCATTCGGAGAACTTCTGCATCGATGATGTCTGTAGCAAGCTGTTCCAAGAGCGTCTGCACATAGTTTCGTTCTGCCGACATTGTGGCGGTTATCGGAAGGGATTGAGGGAGGCTTAGTAGTCGAACGTCGAAGGGATTAGTGGACGAGTGCGAGGGTACATTATTGGTTCCTGCGACAGATCATGCAATGGAGGCGGATGGCGGTAGTGTGACAAACAGGATGGGCAACGCCGTGTGTTGTGTGCTTTTGGGTTTCGTCGACAGTATTCACGTGGTGCATGAGTGAACTGACATAGTTCATCACGTACAAGACTCGCAGTTGTCCCGGTGCCATTCACTTGCTCTATCGTACATGCTTCCACCAGTCCAACTGTCGCGTGTTTCTGTAAAAATATCGCTGGCGTGTCTCCGTGACACTTGAAAGCACCCCCTGGTCCTGGATGGCGTACCCTTGGTCCCACGTCAACGATAGCATCCACTGAATTTTCTCATCTTTACCTCCTCCAACTTCGTCATTGAAGCAATACGCATGCGAGACGCATTGACAACTCGTCTGTGTGAGCGCACAATGATGTGCAGCCACCAGAAAGTGTGCGTCGTCGGCGACAGCAGGATACTGTCGCTGGGAGACATCGATGTGAGGACTGCACTTGATGCAAGAGCAAAATATCGCCAAGGGTGCAAGCAACGCGCCACTGGTGGCGGGTATGTCATGCTCCCACGTCTTCCGAGAGTGGATGGATCTAATCTACGCGCTGTCAATGACTCCAACAGTCTCGGATGCCGATGTGAACGTAGTCAAGAGTGGGTACAACCCGTGCTTCCGATAAGCCTTGACGTGGCTTATCGAAGGCAGCTGGTGCATAGCCACAACTTCCTCTTTCGTGGACTCTCGTTGTGTGATGAAGGGCCGGCAGTCAAATAGTCATGTGATGATGGCGTGACCCATTTTACTAAACGTCTGTGATCCGAAAAAGTCCTCGTATCCAGGGCCATTGATGATCATGGATGCTGAATGCGATACCTCGTGCACAAGTGTACATGTTAATTGGAGCCAGCGTCCGAGGGGCGATGTTGCCGAGGCAGACTTCAGGGCGGAGAGCAAGTCGTCGACATCTTTCGTCCGTATTATGACGGTGCTTGACCAGCTCCATCTGTGGCTGTCGGAAAAGTATGGGATCTCTTGCAACGGGCCTGCTGCGTGGCAACGTCCGCGAGCGCCAGACATGTCTTCGAACTTGAGCTTCACAGCAAGTGCCATCTCCGACAGGGACCGGAGTGTTCTGTCTCGTTCTTCTGCAGGAAGTACATTGCCCGTATCATGAATCGGCAGAAATCGGTAATGTTGCAGGCCATGTTTGTCCGAGAAGTACTCGCGAGCGCCATGGAATAGAGCATGCCAGAAGTGAAGAGCACGATCGCAAGTCAGGAGCCTAGAGGCCAGTGAAAGCGCAGGACCGAGAGCTAAAAACTCGCTATCCGTGATGTTTATCCACTGTTCGCGCGTAAATATTGGGTGAACTTCCGAATCGCTGTATTCTTGGATGATGCGGATGACATCCGAGTCGGTGTTGAGCGATGTGATTTGTGTGAGTAGGTACGGAACAAGTTGCTGACTCGTCGACATTGCACACGACAGCGTCCGGAGTCGCGACCTAGGCGTTGACAATAGATCGATGGGATCGATGCTTGGGCCCGCCTTGCTTCAGGTGGGCATGTGTTGTCAACGAGCAGGAGCTCGAGACGAGAACTTGCATTGTCCCATCGAGGGGGTGTTGTGTCGAAGCATGTGACACACGCATTCACTTGCGAATGCCATTTTGTTATCCACTCAAAGAAGCCCGCTCATACACCAAGTCAGGTTGCAACAGGATGCTCTCCTGCCACAGCACGAGGCGACCACTTGCAACGAGCAAGCGTGGTCTTTGGCTGTCAGGACCGTGGGATTCTGGCATCGTGGTATTGTCAGAGCTCCAGACAGTGAAAAACGCTGTGTGCCAAAGCAGTGCTTCGCCTTCGTAAGATGCTGTAGTAATTCAGTCCGGAATGCTGGTAGGGCGATGGCGTGGCGTGATACGAGCCCTTGAGTGTCCATAGACAACACCGCCACGCGTTGGTAGTGGACTTCTCTTGTGACTAGTCCCTATTATGAAAAGGATATTTCTCGCGCAGCGCGAGAACGCATGTTCTGAAGACTGGATCACGCAAAGCTTCGACTCCTTCTTGACTCAACGACAACATCCACTGGATGTTTTCCGAAGCCGCTCCACCGTCCAGATCTGGGCGAGTTATGGCATGTGCAACGCATCCAGGTCGAGTAGCATAGTCCGCCGAGTCCACGCTGTCGATTGAGTGCGTTGGGTAGCTTCCTGTGTCAGTGATTACACGGCAGTCTTCACACTGACAATATGTAACCGTCGGTCTGAGCCCCTCGCCATTGTCGGCAACAAATTTTTTGTTCGACGTTATCCCCATGAAGAGTTCTTTCAGCCATGCATCGTCGACAATGCCGATCATTTCGTTGTCTGGCCCAAGGTCGcggaagagaggaaagaggCCAGACTCGCGATAGATCTCAACCATGCTGAGGTTCGGAATGTGTCGCAAGGCGAGGACCTCTTCTCCGTTGTGACGCAATTGTGAGATTTCTGGACGACCATGAACGATCCAACTGGTGACGGCGTAGCCCATCTCGCAGAAGTCTTGATTCGCAAAGATCCCTTCTGTCTCAGGCTCAGCTGCGGCGTACCATATGGCGTGCCCAAATTCGTGTACTAGTGTGACCGCCAAGCTGAACCAACATCGAAGAGGTGCTGGACCCGATAGGTGCTGACCCTGGATCCTGTCGAGCGTTCTTTGTGAGATCGAGATGGTACTCCGAGTTGCGAGTGGTGAAGTAATGCACTGAAACCTGTCCGTCCACACTGTATCTCCAGGTTGGCACCGACCATCATCTCTACCTGTATCTGCGAATCGAACCCTGATCAAATTAGAGATCTCTTCGAGTGCGGCCAATACTCGCTTCTCCTCCTCGGGTGGTAGCGGCCTCTGCGTGTCGTACACGGGATCGAATCGAGTGCGTGTCATGCCGTGCCGGTCGCGATGTATAGTGTGCTCGCCAAAGAGGAACGCGTGGAAGAAGTGTAGGCCACGAGGGCAAGTCAAGAGGTAAGAAGCCAGCACGAGCGCAGGACGACAGAAGATGAAACCGTCGTCAGAAAGCCCATCCCAGCGACGTTGTTGGAAGACAGGGTGGATTGTTGATGTGCTACTGTCCCTCAAAATGCGCGCGATGTCGGGGTCCCTGACCTCTGTGAGGAGGAGGTATTCCAGAAGGAAATCCATGTCAAGGCAGGGCTGCCAAACTCACGAGGATGTCGGGTGAGAGTGATAGCGATGGAAGTAGTCGAGGTCGCTCGAGTACGCGGTCGAGGATGGAGAGGTTTGTTGAGATCGCGGCAGGATGCGCAGCCATTTTGACATTCATCTCGCGAGCTCGGGATGGTGCCGTTGAGTCCGTGCCACCTCGTCGCACCAATCACTAGTCCCTGTTCCGGATTCATTCCCATAGACAGCGACTTCGTTCAATGGAACCAGATACCGGTCTCGCCTCCATTATGCCCCAGCGCGCAGCTTGGTCTTGCCATAAGCACCACCCATCTTCTTCCTCTCCTCCAACGCCGCGCGATAAGGAGGAGCAGTCGGCGGCTGCACCGGATCCAAGCTAATATGTCCTTCTGGCAACTTGTGGCTCGCATCAGCATCGTACGAGCTCAGATCACCACAAGCCAGGAAAGGAGCGATCCATCTGTCATGGTCCACATTACCCAATTCCGTGTCCAGCGTCAGTTCAGTGATCCCATCCTTACGAACAATGCGACCAGACTTGATGCCGGCTTTGAGCTGTTCTTTGTCTGCCTCGAGCTGTCGAATCGTACCAAGGGGATTGTCCAGGCTGGCTCTGAAGGCTGCAGGTGGTCGGAAGTTGGTGCAAACAATGAATGCTTCGACACTACTGGCTCTGCTACTTCTAGGTTTGGCAACGGTCACTCCTTCGAAGACAACTTTGAGTTGTGCGTAGAGCAGGTCGACGTCTTTGCCACGGAAGATCTTGGCGACGAATCTGCCACCTGGGTTGAGAACGCAGAGAGCCAGGTTGAGTGCCGCCCAGAGAAGTTGAGACTGGACGTAGATGTCGAGGTCGTGGAGGCCAGTAACGTCAGGGGCACCATCTGAGATGACCAGATCGACGGGATGTGAGGCCTCGATGGACGAAGAGTCCCGCTCGTAGGTCGGATCCAGAGCCTTGAGCAGCAGCGGTATTGTCGATGGGTGGGTAATATCAGCTTTCAGGCAAGTGATACCCTCCAACGGCGACATAGGCTGGAGATCGATGGCCACAATCTTGACATCCTTCCGCGCTTCTGCTGCCGGTGCTTCAAGGGCAAGATGCTGAAGCTGACTGTCCAGCGGCTGCTCTTCTTGCAGTCTGAACAATTCCTTGAAGCGCTGATCCTCCCATGCTGCTCTGCCGATGCGTTCCCCTTTGATCAGTATACGCGACAGCACTTGCGACCAACTCCCCGGCGCGGCGCAAAGATCGACGACGCGAGTCACGCCGTCGAAGAGATTGAATTCCTCGTCGAGCTGCAGCAGCTTGAAGGCCGAGCGTGCACGCCATCCTTGCTCTTTCGCAAGGCGGTAGTAGGCGTCTCGCTTGTCCTTGGAAGACTTGCCCATTGCTGTGGTGGTGACGTGGGCAACAATGCCAGAGCCAGCAGCAGCGGCGATATCGTAGGCTGAGTGTGTGGTGGAAGCATTGATGGGCTGCCACTAAGTCTTACTTCATCCAAGTCGGCAGGCTACAGAGAGCATACACCATCCACCCAATGACCGAGACTCTTCACGAACAGAGCAAGATGTAACAACTCACTCCCTCTCCAGCTACGCGCTGCAGCAACAACCCAAAATGTCAAGCTACGAAGGTGCATTGAACCACAGACATCACACATCACACATTACACTCCAAAGCATGTCACTAACCATCAATGTCCGCAGTCGAGCACAACGTCCCCCAAGACCAACAACAGCCCCAACCTCGCCGCCGCCCAGATCTTTCAACCTTCTTCACCCAACTCGGCCAAATCGACACCACAGGCAACCGCCAACCGCAAAATGCCAACTCGGTCCCTCTCCCCTCCGACGTCTCCGCCGCACTACGAGAACTCGCCAACGCCTTCGCCATGATGCGCGGCGACTCCGACGCTCCCACCGACGGCGACAACAACGACCGACTCCTCGACCGCTTGATCCGTGAACTGCGCGACTCGGCCGAGCATCCGCCAACGGAGGTTGAGGGCGTCAGTGATGAATTCGTTGAACAATTGGAGCGGATCCCGAAGAAGAGCTTGAAGAAGACGGATGATTGCAACATTTGCTTGAATGCATTTCTTGATGACGATTATCCGCTCGTGGTGCGGCTGCCGTGTGGCGGGAGACATGTTTATGATCTGGAGTGCATTCAGCCATGGTTGAAGACGAAGGGGACGTGTCCGTTGTGTCGGCAGGACTTTAGGAAGAGGAAGGAGCCGGTTGTGAAGAAGGTGGAAGACGAGGAGGAGGAGTATGATGATATGTATGCGTGATCGATGTGGGGTGGTGCCCTGTGTTCGAAGCTGTAGCATGGGCACGAGACACAAATGAGAACCTGAAGTCACGGACAAACTGACGACCACCCCTCTGAGCTGCTACATCAATCGATACACACAagactacctcgtaggtataAACCCCTTCGAATCCTTCTCCTGCTGATCCCAATCCTGTCGAAAAGCCGCAATACCAGCAACAATCCCCGCCGCCATGAAGCACACCGATATAACGCTGCAAATAAGCCCCCAGCACCTGGAACTTCCTCCGTACCGCTTCGCGAACACACTCGCATCCGAGCTATTCACCTTCCTCAAAACTAAATCATCGCAG contains the following coding sequences:
- a CDS encoding Putative tRNA (cytidine(32)/guanosine(34)-2'-O)-methyltransferase encodes the protein MGKSSKDKRDAYYRLAKEQGWRARSAFKLLQLDEEFNLFDGVTRVVDLCAAPGSWSQVLSRILIKGERIGRAAWEDQRFKELFRLQEEQPLDSQLQHLALEAPAAEARKDVKIVAIDLQPMSPLEGITCLKADITHPSTIPLLLKALDPTYERDSSSIEASHPVDLVISDGAPDVTGLHDLDIYVQSQLLWAALNLALCVLNPGGRFVAKIFRGKDVDLLYAQLKVVFEGVTVAKPRSSRASSVEAFIVCTNFRPPAAFRASLDNPLGTIRQLEADKEQLKAGIKSGRIVRKDGITELTLDTELGNVDHDRWIAPFLACGDLSSYDADASHKLPEGHISLDPVQPPTAPPYRAALEERKKMGGAYGKTKLRAGA